One Helianthus annuus cultivar XRQ/B chromosome 7, HanXRQr2.0-SUNRISE, whole genome shotgun sequence genomic region harbors:
- the LOC110888764 gene encoding uncharacterized protein LOC110888764 produces the protein MQRQSLIVGIVSWRALSEQLPTKSALAPRNVDVGSIGCPLSNEYPESSDHLFVACQFSQAIWLMIAQWCNIPPLIMFSLKDVLDIRSDVSGSKRKKKLINAIFQVVIWSIWRLRNEVIFRQVDPNMSRVIEESKSMSYSWIKNRLKSSNWSWGE, from the exons ATGCAGCGGCAATCTTTAATAG TGGGTATTGTCTCATGGCGAGCTTTGTCGGAACAGTTGCCAACTAAATCTGCATTGGCCCCTCGTAATGTAGATGTTGGGAGTATAGGTTGCCCGTTGTCTAATGAATACCCCGAATCTAGTGATCATTTATTTGTGGCATGTCAGTTTTCGCAAGCAATTTGGCTTATGATTGCACAATGGTGTAATATCCCACCTTTGATTATGTTTAGTCTTAAGGATGTGTTGGATATTCGCTCCGATGTATCGGGTTCGAAGAGGAAAAAGAAGCTCATCAATGCCATTTTTCAAGTGGTGATTTGGAGTATTTGGAGGTTGAGAAACGAGGTCATTTTCCGACAGGTTGATCCAAATATGTCAAGGGTGATAGAAGAATCTAAATCAATGTCATACTCTTGGATCAAAAACAGGCTAAAATCTTCTAATTGGTCTTGGGGTGAGTAG
- the LOC110888763 gene encoding uncharacterized protein LOC110888763, whose protein sequence is MALLYQAHEEKHHLPGMFGSLDCTHFVWRYCPTEYRGQFTLGDHRYPTVMLDAVASQDLWFWHAFAGPPGSQNDINVLQQSPLFLTERNGTAPKCPFYVNNHLYKRGYLLVDGIYPSWFVFVKSIPYPHEVDRKKFKRQHEVARKDVERAFGILKAKWGVLSRPMRAISAKKLGVSCTRVLFYTT, encoded by the coding sequence ATGGCACTTTTATACCAAGCTCATGAGGAAAAACATCACCTTCCAGGTATGTTCGGTAGCCTTGATTGCACCCATTTCGTTTGGCGATATTGTCCGACAGAGTATCGAGGCCAATTTACGCTAGGAGATCACCGATACCCGACTGTTATGCTCGACGCGGTTGCTTCTCAAGACTTATGGTTTTGGCATGCTTTTGCCGGTCCACCGGGTTCTCAAAACGATATCAATGTGCTACAACAATCTCCTTTATTTTTAACGGAACGAAATGGAACCGCGCCAAAATGTCCATTTTATGTTAACAACCATTTATACAAACGCGGTTATTTGCTTGTGGATGGAATCTACCCTTCGTGGTTCGTGTTTGTGAAGTCGATCCCTTACCCTCACGAAGTAGACCGAAAGAAATTCAAGAGGCAACATGAGGTGGCAAGAAAAGATGTCGAACGAGCTTTTGGTATTTTGAAGGCGAAGTGGGGTGTATTGAGTCGACCGATGCGAGCAATATCCGCCAAAAAGTTAGGAGTGTCGTGTACACGTgtattattttacacaacatga